The following coding sequences lie in one Pontibacter sp. G13 genomic window:
- a CDS encoding GNAT family N-acetyltransferase → MTHFLSIDWASDRPDLAIAFTQGHLKALRDFGVKGLHGASDPASSFCRLAMITLHDQQGRILGGIKLRVLGHDSTHSQYLTLAGKVSLADGHPAPIEIGELEGLWVHRNMRGQNLSKLICQAALAFAGSLLLDRIILVSSGHMRPLLEELGFRINIHQGHSGTIPYPSSHYISYFMDHETPIELAHLSAENRKIILTLRQCLKVSQRVEWKSMDGQYKPSGITLRPF, encoded by the coding sequence ATGACACATTTTCTTTCCATCGATTGGGCTTCCGACCGTCCAGACTTAGCAATCGCCTTCACCCAAGGACATTTAAAGGCGCTGCGGGATTTTGGGGTAAAAGGCCTTCACGGTGCTTCCGATCCTGCATCTTCATTTTGCCGACTGGCCATGATCACTTTACATGACCAGCAAGGAAGAATACTCGGAGGCATCAAACTTCGAGTGCTGGGGCATGATTCCACTCACTCCCAGTATTTGACACTTGCCGGAAAAGTCTCCCTGGCTGATGGCCATCCCGCTCCAATTGAAATCGGGGAATTGGAGGGATTGTGGGTTCACAGAAATATGCGAGGTCAAAATCTATCCAAATTGATTTGTCAGGCCGCTCTGGCATTCGCTGGAAGCCTTCTGCTTGACAGGATCATTTTGGTGAGTTCTGGACACATGCGGCCCCTTCTAGAGGAATTGGGATTTCGCATCAATATCCATCAAGGGCATTCCGGTACCATCCCCTACCCTTCATCACATTATATCTCCTATTTCATGGATCATGAGACTCCCATAGAACTCGCACATCTGTCCGCAGAGAATCGAAAAATCATTCTGACCCTGCGTCAATGCTTGAAAGTGTCCCAACGAGTCGAATGGAAATCAATGGATGGTCAGTACAAACCGTCCGGCATCACGCTCAGACCTTTCTGA
- a CDS encoding DUF3592 domain-containing protein, producing the protein MMYLYALLLLIGLSLAGFAMKQYQKTYALLTEGVRTTAIVSGFAQDSEGLEAPEFRFKAKGKTILVQSGIYSSPPAYELNEEVPIVHDANNPREYRVIGYWGLYRWTIILLAIAGPFLVIGGGYFLFRFGG; encoded by the coding sequence ATGATGTATTTGTATGCCCTGCTTTTGCTTATTGGACTTTCATTGGCGGGATTTGCAATGAAGCAATACCAGAAAACCTATGCCCTGCTCACAGAGGGAGTCCGAACGACGGCAATCGTATCAGGATTCGCGCAAGACTCTGAGGGGCTCGAAGCGCCAGAATTTCGATTCAAGGCCAAGGGGAAAACGATCTTGGTTCAAAGCGGCATTTATTCGAGTCCTCCTGCCTATGAATTGAACGAGGAGGTTCCGATTGTCCATGACGCAAACAACCCACGAGAATATCGCGTCATCGGATATTGGGGATTGTATCGGTGGACGATCATTCTGCTGGCAATTGCGGGTCCATTTTTGGTGATTGGCGGAGGATATTTCCTCTTCCGATTTGGGGGATAG